One Carassius carassius chromosome 28, fCarCar2.1, whole genome shotgun sequence genomic window carries:
- the LOC132108428 gene encoding chemokine-like factor produces MLRDHINAKMEVDLAFLKSAKGLLKMSEMVCVFVAFVCYAVASRSPYIAATCMEFFITLVFFLLYLLKLNKMFTLFFWPLIDVFNSFFAAALMCILSLVAVSTYTVKGTLSGGIVGFVAAALWSLDGYILFKKIKFNKPRTSPEAQTGYN; encoded by the exons ATGCTCAGAGATCATATTAATGCCAAAATGGAAGTTGATTTGGCCTTTTTGAAGTCCGCAAAAGGTCTACTGAAAATGTCAGAAATG gtaTGTGTCTTTGTGGCTTTTGTGTGTTATGCAGTGGCATCTAGGTCGCCCTACATTGCAGCGACATGCATGGAATTTTTCATcacacttgttttttttctgctctaCCTACTGAAACTCAACAAGATGTTCACTCTCTTCTTCTGGCCTCTTATT GATGTGTTCAACTCGTTTTTTGCAGCTGCACTGATGTGTATTCTTAGCCTGGTAGCAGTTTCCACATACACAGTGAAGGGCACTTTGAGCGGAGGG ATCGTGGGTTTTGTGGCTGCAGCCTTGTGGTCTTTGGATGGCTATATCCTTTTCAAAAAAATCAAATTCAACAAGCCAAGAACCAGCCCAGAGGCCCAAACAGGGTACAATTAA